A genomic stretch from Edaphobacter aggregans includes:
- a CDS encoding PhzF family phenazine biosynthesis protein: MSTVVATTSAAAPQTAHVAFDFAQVDVFAERPLEGNQLAIFTDARGLSTAEMQALARETNLSETTFILPREPEVERERGVHVRIFTVEEELRFAGHPTLGTASWLYWNHPVLRGAEQITLELAVGPIPVRFTPQQPNEHGVFGTMKQNDPVFGEVHDRAALAAVLGLSVDDLDPELPAQTVSTGMAFCIVPLRSLEVASRLAIPQHSARKYLERCGAKFFHCVTRADRASGADWHARMQFYNGEDPATGSASGCTIAWLVRHGVAASGQQLVIEQGIEMLRPSRIHVSAKIADEKVSEVFVGGRTIPVATGRFFLP; encoded by the coding sequence ATGTCAACTGTCGTTGCTACAACTTCCGCCGCAGCGCCTCAGACCGCGCACGTGGCGTTCGACTTTGCCCAGGTCGATGTCTTTGCCGAGCGCCCTCTCGAAGGCAATCAGCTTGCGATCTTTACCGATGCCCGAGGACTTTCGACTGCAGAGATGCAGGCGTTGGCCCGCGAGACCAACCTCAGTGAGACGACGTTCATCCTGCCTCGTGAGCCTGAAGTGGAACGCGAACGCGGTGTACATGTCCGCATCTTCACAGTGGAGGAAGAGCTCCGCTTCGCAGGCCACCCCACACTCGGCACAGCAAGTTGGCTCTATTGGAACCATCCTGTGCTGCGCGGCGCAGAACAGATCACGCTCGAACTCGCAGTCGGCCCCATCCCTGTGCGCTTTACGCCACAGCAGCCGAACGAGCACGGTGTCTTTGGAACAATGAAGCAGAACGATCCAGTCTTCGGCGAGGTTCATGATCGAGCCGCGCTGGCTGCGGTACTGGGCCTTTCGGTCGATGATCTGGATCCCGAGTTGCCCGCGCAGACTGTTTCTACCGGCATGGCCTTCTGCATTGTGCCGCTGCGCTCGCTTGAGGTTGCTTCACGTTTGGCCATTCCGCAACACAGTGCACGGAAGTATCTCGAACGCTGCGGGGCAAAATTCTTCCACTGCGTTACGCGTGCTGATCGAGCGTCGGGAGCTGACTGGCACGCGCGCATGCAGTTCTACAACGGCGAGGATCCAGCGACAGGCTCGGCCTCCGGCTGCACCATTGCGTGGCTTGTGCGACATGGCGTGGCTGCGAGTGGACAACAGCTGGTCATCGAACAGGGAATTGAAATGCTGCGACCGAGTCGCATTCACGTCTCTGCAAAGATCGCGGACGAAAAAGTGTCGGAAGTGTTTGTTGGAGGACGCACCATTCCCGTTGCAACGGGACGCTTTTTCCTGCCGTGA
- a CDS encoding peroxiredoxin: MSLRINDVAPDFTAETTHGTIHFHEWIGDNWAVLFSHPKDFTPVCTTELGAVAGLEADFAKRGAKVLGLSVDPVENHGKWAKDIHEVSGSVVNYPIIGDPELKIAKLYDMLAADAGDSCEGRTPADNAPVRTVFVIGPDKKIKLTLAYPMTTGRNFDEIIRVLDSMQLTAKHKVATPANWKQGEDVIITGAVSNEEADKIFPGYKTVKPYLRTTTQPQ, from the coding sequence ATGTCACTCCGTATCAACGATGTAGCTCCTGATTTCACTGCGGAAACAACGCACGGTACCATCCACTTCCACGAGTGGATCGGCGACAACTGGGCCGTACTGTTCTCGCACCCGAAGGACTTCACCCCGGTCTGCACCACCGAACTGGGCGCGGTTGCCGGCCTCGAAGCAGACTTTGCCAAGCGCGGCGCAAAGGTGCTCGGCCTCAGCGTTGACCCGGTCGAAAATCATGGCAAGTGGGCCAAAGACATTCACGAGGTGAGCGGCTCAGTCGTCAACTATCCGATCATCGGCGACCCTGAGCTGAAGATCGCCAAGCTGTACGACATGCTCGCCGCCGATGCAGGCGATAGCTGCGAGGGCCGCACCCCCGCCGACAACGCGCCCGTGCGGACTGTCTTCGTGATTGGCCCTGACAAGAAGATCAAGCTGACGCTGGCCTATCCCATGACCACTGGCCGCAACTTCGACGAGATCATCCGCGTGCTCGACTCCATGCAGTTAACGGCAAAGCACAAGGTGGCCACGCCAGCGAACTGGAAGCAGGGCGAGGACGTGATCATCACCGGCGCAGTCTCGAACGAAGAAGCGGACAAGATCTTCCCCGGTTACAAAACGGTGAAGCCTTATCTCCGCACAACCACACAACCCCAGTAG
- a CDS encoding 2-oxoacid:ferredoxin oxidoreductase subunit beta: MATEAVLPKQMVMADFKGKVDPDWCPGCGDFGVLAAVQKALVELQIPKHEVATISGIGCSSNFPGFIDTYGMHTLHGRSLPVASGMKLANHAMTVLVTGGDGDGFGIGAGHFMHTMRRNIDLTYLVMDNQIYGLTTGQTSPTSRPGMKTKSMPFGNLEAPVNPISLALAAGATFVARGFSADQKHLTELIKRGIEHKGFSFIDIFSPCVTYNHDNTFQWFRPRVKKLEDNPAYDPTDWTGAMEKSLLWGEEIPIGLFFERTDVPTLHEAEPVLKPGPLVQQEIRIPADVAKSFIDELM, translated from the coding sequence ATGGCGACTGAGGCAGTACTTCCCAAACAGATGGTAATGGCCGATTTCAAGGGTAAGGTCGATCCCGACTGGTGTCCGGGATGTGGGGACTTCGGAGTTCTCGCCGCAGTACAGAAGGCTCTGGTCGAACTGCAGATTCCGAAGCATGAGGTGGCGACGATCAGCGGCATCGGATGCTCCTCGAACTTTCCTGGCTTCATCGACACGTATGGCATGCACACGCTACATGGCAGATCGCTTCCGGTAGCGAGCGGCATGAAGCTCGCCAACCACGCCATGACGGTCCTGGTGACGGGCGGCGACGGGGATGGCTTTGGGATCGGCGCCGGCCACTTCATGCATACGATGCGTCGCAACATCGACCTGACCTATCTCGTGATGGATAACCAGATATATGGGCTCACCACTGGGCAGACCTCACCAACTAGCCGCCCCGGCATGAAGACGAAGAGCATGCCGTTTGGAAATCTTGAGGCTCCGGTGAACCCAATATCGCTTGCCCTTGCTGCAGGGGCAACCTTCGTCGCGCGTGGCTTCAGCGCTGATCAGAAGCACCTGACTGAATTGATCAAACGAGGAATCGAACACAAAGGCTTCTCCTTCATCGACATCTTCAGCCCATGTGTGACCTATAACCACGACAACACTTTCCAGTGGTTCCGGCCGCGGGTCAAGAAGCTTGAAGACAATCCCGCATATGATCCAACGGACTGGACAGGGGCGATGGAAAAGTCGTTGCTTTGGGGTGAGGAGATTCCAATTGGGCTCTTCTTTGAGCGCACAGATGTGCCTACATTGCACGAGGCGGAGCCGGTCTTGAAACCAGGACCTCTTGTTCAACAGGAGATACGTATTCCCGCCGATGTCGCCAAGTCCTTTATCGATGAATTGATGTAG
- a CDS encoding 2-oxoacid:acceptor oxidoreductase subunit alpha: protein MRQSFAVGIGGAAGQGVATPGDIFAKIFSRRGLHLNAYNAYQSIIRGGHTFLTVRTGPDPITNMGDRLDLLIPLNQDTVDRHLGLLGSGAACLYNADSIHPGTPAEGVQLCPIPVSKLADITKNKVAQNTLAMGAALSMMGVGFPALESALAEQFRKKEQAVIDENVSVARAGYDYATANFKPFAWPLPMTENHYAVLSGNAALAMGGAAAGVKFYCAYPMSPSTGVLHWMAEHARKAGIMVRQVEDEIGVINMAIGAAQAGVRSMCATSGGGFALMSEGLGLSAQAEIPVVVIDCQRAGPSTGVPTKTEQGDLWQMLGAAFGDYPRIIAAPLDIGDCFTLIPEIFNLADRFQCPAIVLCDLLLSEGRLSVDPKDLNFQPHIDRGELITSNGMDTHEEYKRYLITESGVSPRAIPGLPGYTHTVSSDEHDENGVLISDEYTNVTKRRAMMEKRMRKVAGIESAVPAPELIGPRDADVTLIGWGSTYGVIEEARELLQDQGISSNQLQIRWLVPLHGDAIVEILKGSKHTIIVENNYSGQFARYLRSETSFVPDGYIRKYDGEPFMPHHIVEAVKEQLAGNTNLSVPVHEIMV from the coding sequence ATGAGGCAGTCTTTCGCCGTTGGTATTGGGGGTGCCGCTGGCCAGGGTGTAGCGACGCCGGGTGATATTTTTGCCAAGATTTTCAGCCGCCGCGGCCTGCACCTGAACGCTTACAACGCTTACCAGTCCATCATTCGCGGTGGCCATACCTTTCTTACTGTCCGCACTGGACCGGACCCCATTACGAATATGGGAGACCGCCTTGACCTGCTGATTCCGCTCAACCAGGACACGGTGGACCGCCACCTGGGCCTTCTTGGCTCTGGCGCGGCGTGCCTGTACAACGCGGACTCGATTCATCCCGGCACGCCTGCGGAGGGGGTCCAGCTCTGCCCTATCCCTGTCTCCAAGTTAGCTGACATCACCAAAAATAAGGTGGCGCAAAACACGCTTGCCATGGGGGCTGCACTCAGCATGATGGGCGTCGGCTTCCCTGCTCTCGAGAGCGCGCTGGCCGAGCAGTTCCGAAAGAAGGAACAGGCAGTCATCGACGAGAACGTGAGTGTGGCCAGGGCCGGATACGACTACGCTACTGCGAATTTCAAGCCTTTTGCGTGGCCGCTCCCTATGACAGAGAACCATTATGCCGTACTCAGCGGTAATGCAGCCTTGGCGATGGGAGGCGCGGCGGCAGGGGTGAAGTTTTATTGCGCCTATCCTATGAGCCCCTCTACCGGCGTTCTGCACTGGATGGCTGAACATGCTCGCAAAGCTGGAATCATGGTGCGCCAGGTTGAGGACGAGATCGGTGTGATCAATATGGCGATTGGCGCCGCGCAGGCTGGGGTTCGCTCGATGTGCGCCACTTCTGGCGGCGGTTTTGCGCTGATGAGCGAAGGGCTTGGCCTTTCTGCTCAGGCAGAGATTCCCGTTGTCGTCATTGATTGCCAGCGGGCTGGTCCTTCGACCGGTGTACCGACCAAGACAGAACAGGGCGACCTGTGGCAGATGCTCGGTGCTGCGTTTGGTGATTATCCAAGGATTATCGCTGCTCCACTTGATATCGGTGACTGCTTCACACTTATTCCAGAGATATTCAATCTTGCCGATCGCTTTCAGTGTCCTGCGATAGTTCTCTGCGACCTGTTGCTCTCTGAAGGCAGACTCAGCGTTGATCCGAAGGACCTTAACTTCCAACCCCATATTGATCGCGGAGAGCTGATCACCTCGAACGGAATGGACACTCACGAAGAGTACAAGCGCTACCTCATCACTGAGAGCGGCGTTTCTCCGCGTGCCATACCTGGCCTGCCCGGCTATACCCATACGGTCTCAAGTGACGAACACGATGAGAATGGTGTGCTCATCAGTGATGAATACACGAACGTTACGAAACGTCGCGCCATGATGGAAAAGCGCATGCGCAAGGTGGCGGGAATCGAGAGCGCCGTTCCTGCTCCTGAGCTTATTGGTCCGCGTGATGCGGATGTCACCCTGATCGGCTGGGGGTCTACCTATGGAGTGATTGAGGAGGCCCGCGAACTTCTACAGGATCAGGGTATCTCCTCCAATCAATTGCAGATCCGTTGGCTCGTTCCGCTGCATGGGGATGCAATTGTCGAAATTCTGAAGGGTTCGAAGCACACCATCATTGTCGAGAACAACTACAGCGGTCAGTTCGCCCGGTACCTGCGTAGTGAAACCAGCTTCGTTCCAGATGGGTACATCCGTAAGTATGATGGCGAGCCATTCATGCCCCACCACATTGTGGAAGCAGTCAAAGAACAACTTGCCGGCAATACAAATCTTTCTGTGCCGGTTCACGAAATCATGGTTTGA
- a CDS encoding DUF1003 domain-containing protein: MACNPATLKQIPLFALLDDDELAVLAAQVELKHFAPRQRIYKMGEPGNHAYVMMSGKARVTTVDEDHQEVLVDEPCQGEFFGFASMLEQTPHQTTALALEETSCLEISRDDIAVLLQRKPMAGMDMLTVLGRQFHASQQLVRGRANRNVNEVIEEESTVGERIADTVAGFGGSWTFILIFLSALVIYTTANIMLQHKAWDPYPFILLNLFLSMLAAIQAPVIMMSQNRQDKKDRVRGELDYDVNRRAESEIQGLANKLNLLTDKIGDVDDLLREHLKLRNDHQHPA; the protein is encoded by the coding sequence ATGGCATGTAACCCCGCTACATTGAAACAAATCCCGCTGTTCGCTCTGCTGGATGACGATGAATTGGCTGTACTAGCTGCGCAGGTCGAGCTGAAGCACTTCGCTCCCCGCCAGCGCATCTACAAGATGGGCGAACCCGGCAACCACGCCTACGTGATGATGTCGGGAAAGGCGCGGGTGACCACCGTGGATGAAGATCATCAGGAGGTGCTTGTGGATGAACCCTGCCAGGGCGAGTTCTTCGGATTCGCCTCCATGCTGGAGCAGACGCCGCATCAGACCACCGCACTCGCCCTCGAAGAGACCTCCTGCCTGGAGATCAGCCGCGACGATATTGCTGTGCTACTGCAACGCAAGCCCATGGCGGGCATGGACATGCTGACCGTGCTCGGCCGCCAGTTCCACGCGTCGCAACAATTGGTGCGCGGCCGAGCCAACCGCAATGTCAACGAGGTGATCGAAGAGGAGTCGACCGTGGGAGAGCGCATCGCCGACACAGTCGCCGGCTTCGGCGGGTCGTGGACCTTCATCCTGATCTTCCTCTCTGCTCTGGTGATCTATACCACCGCGAACATTATGCTGCAGCACAAGGCGTGGGATCCGTATCCCTTCATCCTGCTGAATCTCTTTTTGTCCATGCTCGCAGCCATCCAGGCGCCGGTCATCATGATGAGCCAGAATCGTCAGGACAAAAAGGACCGCGTACGCGGCGAGCTGGACTACGACGTCAATCGCCGCGCCGAGTCCGAGATTCAAGGCCTCGCCAACAAGCTCAATCTGCTGACCGACAAGATCGGCGACGTTGACGACCTGCTCCGCGAGCACCTGAAACTGCGCAATGATCACCAGCATCCTGCCTGA